The genomic region GGGCGAAGGCGCAGGGAAAGCACAGCAACATCGGCTACGAGGCCCCGAAGAACATGGAGGCCACCAAGTCCAAGATCCGCCTCGGCACGGGGGCGGACCCGCGCATGTCCACCGCGGAAATGCAGGTGTACACCATGGAGGAGACCAATTCCTCCACCACCGAGACGCTGGTGAACGCCGCCAAGCGGTTGGTCGACGAACTTCCCGAGGGCACGCCGCCCGACAAGGTGCTCGAGCACTGGCTGGCCTCGGCCCGCCGCGACGACGAGGCCCGCGGCGTGATCTGGCCGACCATCCCGGCCGACATCCTCGGCCAGGCAGGCACCGCGTGGCAGGTCTTCCCGAACTTCCAGATCGGCCAGGGTCTGACGGTTGCGCTGTGCTACAGCGCCCGTCCCCATCCCAGCTACGACCCGAACAAGTGCATCTTCGAGGTCGCCACCTATGAGCTGTTTCCCAAAGGGAAAGAGCCGCAGACAGAATGGCAGTACACGCCGGAGGACAGTTCCAACTGGCTGTCTGTGCTGCCGCAGGACTTCTCGAACATGGCCGCGGTGCAGCAGGGCATGAAGTCGCTCGGTTTCCCCGGCACCAAACCCAACCCGTACCGCGAGCGCAGCACCGTCAACCTCCACTACCAGTTGTCCAAGTACATGGGCACCGGCGAACCACGAGAGCTCTAGGAGTAACCGATCCGATGACCATCTCAGAGGCCGAAGCCGAAGCGCACGGCAACCCGGCGGAGACCACGTGCGGGCCCACCGACGTACCGACGGACATCGACATCGAGGCGTTGCGCGAGAAGTACCGCGTCGAACGTGAGAAGCGGTTGCGTCCCGAGGGTTCCAAGCAGTACGTCGAACTTCAGGACGACTTCGCAGGCTACTACGAGGTGGACCCGTACACGCCCGTCACCCCGCGCGACCCGATCAACGCCGACATCGACGTCGCCGTGCTGGGCGGTGGCTTCGGCGGCCTGCTGACGGCGGCCGAGTTGAAGAAGGCGGGTGTCGAGGACGTCCGGATCATCGAGCTGGGCGGCGACTTCGGCGGGGTCTGGTACTGGAACCGGTATCCGGGCATTCAATGCGACAACGAGTCCTACTGCTACATACCGCTTCTCGAAGAGCTCGACTACATGCCGACGAAGAAGTTCGCCGACGGGCCGGAGATCTACGAGCACTGCAGGCGTATCGGCAAGTTTTTCGGACTGTACGACGGCGCCATATTCTCCACCCAGGTTCGAAATCTCAAGTGGGATGACGAGATCCAGCGCTGGCGGGTGAGCACCAACCGCGACGACGACATCCGCGCACGCTTCGTGGTGCTGGCGTCGGGACCGTTCCACCGGCCGAAGCTGCCCGGCATCCCCGGCATGCAGGACTTCACGGGCCACAGCTTCCACTCGTCGCGCTGGGACTACGAATACACCGGCGGCGACACCACCGGCGGCATGCACAAGCTGGCCGACAAGCGCGTCGCCATCATCGGCACCGGAGCCACCAGCGTCCAGGTGGTGCCGCATCTGGCGCGCGACGCTGCGCACCTGTACGTGGTCCAGCGCACGCCGTCGTCGATCGACGTGCGCAACAACGCGCCCACCAGTCCCGACTGGGTCAAGACGCTGCAACCCGGCTGGCAGAAGGAACGGCAGCGCAACTTCCACTCGTGGACGTTCGAGGGCATGGCGCTCGGACAGCCGGACCTGGTCTGCGACTTCTGGACCGAACTGGGCCGCAACACCGCCGCCCGCGTGCTGGGACTCGAGGACCCGGCCTCGCTGACGCCCGAGGAGTTCATGGCGATCCGCGAGGAGGAGGACTACAAGATCATGGAGCGACTGCGCCGGCGGGTCGCCTCCATCGTCGAGGATCCCGACACCGCCGAGGCGCTCAAGCCCTACTACCGGTTCCTGTGCAAGCGTCCGCTGTCCAACGACGACTACCTGCCGGTGTTCAACCAGCCCAATGTGACGTTGGTCGACGTCTCGGAATCCAAAGGCGTCGAGCGGATCACCGAGAAGGGCTTCGTCGTCGACGGTCACGAGTACGAGGTCGACTGCATCATCTACGCCAGCGGCTTCGAGATCACCACCGAGATCAGCCG from Mycobacterium sp. IDR2000157661 harbors:
- a CDS encoding flavin-containing monooxygenase, producing MTISEAEAEAHGNPAETTCGPTDVPTDIDIEALREKYRVEREKRLRPEGSKQYVELQDDFAGYYEVDPYTPVTPRDPINADIDVAVLGGGFGGLLTAAELKKAGVEDVRIIELGGDFGGVWYWNRYPGIQCDNESYCYIPLLEELDYMPTKKFADGPEIYEHCRRIGKFFGLYDGAIFSTQVRNLKWDDEIQRWRVSTNRDDDIRARFVVLASGPFHRPKLPGIPGMQDFTGHSFHSSRWDYEYTGGDTTGGMHKLADKRVAIIGTGATSVQVVPHLARDAAHLYVVQRTPSSIDVRNNAPTSPDWVKTLQPGWQKERQRNFHSWTFEGMALGQPDLVCDFWTELGRNTAARVLGLEDPASLTPEEFMAIREEEDYKIMERLRRRVASIVEDPDTAEALKPYYRFLCKRPLSNDDYLPVFNQPNVTLVDVSESKGVERITEKGFVVDGHEYEVDCIIYASGFEITTEISRRYSIDAIEGRDGQSLYDYWRDGYQTLHGMTSKGFPNQFFTGFTQVGISANIAANYELQGEHIAYIVARALERGATVVEPTQEAQDAWCATIKENAIDNSAFDASCTPGYYNNEGGGGGEGIRSHLGEPYGPGFYAFGDLLKVWRDKGDLDGLALGN